Proteins encoded by one window of Salvia splendens isolate huo1 chromosome 7, SspV2, whole genome shotgun sequence:
- the LOC121810702 gene encoding uncharacterized protein LOC121810702 yields the protein MDGASGRPSLKERLGLKRLTLTCCSPTLGHGGTTTDDDPPPLCPDQSEVVENPTPIPPSVTLVEAMAAERQWRASRECEMGVRPVSLERVLQESDRDIHIEEESLGSALIPCGHTFCRECSRDLWFNRSFCPLCNRFIDNILDLY from the coding sequence ATGGACGGAGCGTCGGGAAGGCCGAGTCTCAAGGAGCGACTGGGATTGAAGAGGCTGACGCTGACCTGTTGCAGTCCGACGTTGGGACATGGCGGCACCACCACCGATGATGATCCTCCTCCACTGTGCCCGGATCAAAGTGAAGTCGTCGAAAATCCAACCCCGATTCCGCCCAGTGTGACTCTAGTGGAGGCAATGGCCGCGGAGAGGCAGTGGAGGGCGTCTCGAGAATGTGAGATGGGTGTGAGGCCGGTGTCGTTGGAGAGAGTATTGCAGGAGAGTGATAGAGATATTCATATAGAGGAAGAGAGTTTGGGAAGTGCGTTGATACCGTGTGGCCACACTTTTTGCAGGGAGTGTTCGAGGGACTTGTGGTTTAACAGAAGTTTTTGCCCTCTATGCAACCGTTTTATTGATAATATCCTCGACTTATACTAA